The Planktothrix agardhii NIES-204 genomic interval AAGATTTTAAGGTTGCGGTTTCCCCATCCCTTAAACTTTGACGAATATATTGGGGAATAACTTCTAAAGGGAGCCAAGGGAAATGTAAACTTTGAATTGATTTTTGATAGGATTGAGTTGTTTTGTCTAAAACAAAAACCTCTAATTCCTGACCATTATAACGCCATAATTCGGGAATTTCAAAAGCAGCATAAATCGTTTGTTTATCTAAAGAACTGCTAGTAATATCAATTTCTAAAACTAAATCAGGGGGAGGGTCTGATTCTAAATTAATATTCTGTTTATGTCTGACTAAGGGTTCATTTTCTAAATAATAACAAGAATCGGGTTCTGCACCTTTTAATAATTCTTCTCGTTTTAAGGTTAAAGATCCCATTTTTTTTAGGTTTAGGTTTAATTCATCTGCTATTGCTCTCACTAAATCGTCAATAAACCGATTATTATTTTCATGTTCTCCTAATGGAGTCATAATTTCTAATACTCCTTGATCATAATATAAACGAATGACGCGGTTATCCCCTAAATCGTCCAATAAATTAATAAATGTTTGCCAACTGACTTGATTTAAAACCGTGCGTTGTTCAGGTAAAAGTAAAGTTTTTGTAATCATTGCGGGTTTACCTCCATCTATTTAGGATAACCTCAAATCAATTATGAGGCAAGGGCAGAAATTGTAAGGGGATTGAGCATCTAATGTCATCAACACCATTTTGAGCGCGGGTCTGCTAAGGATGACGGATAGAATTTAGCCTCCATTCAATTAAACACTGGACTGTTTTACTGCCTGAATTGCCTTTCTGCGAACTTCTAAGATTTGACCAATCTCACGAGCAAAACTCGGTTGACGTTCAATCATTTGATTAACAACAATCGAAGAAAAGATCATCACTTCGAGATCTTCAATAGCAGTTACAGAAACCGTACTAGGTTCACCAGAAAAAAGAGCCATTTCCCCAAAAAATTCTCCTGCTTTCAGTGACAATACTTCGCATTCAGTTCCCCACGCATCCGGGATTGTTAAAAGGGCTTTTCCTGAAATAATAATATAGAGATCGTTACCTGGATAGCCTTGCTGAATTACTTTTTCCCCTGTACCAAAGTGATGAAGCATAACCCCTTGAGAGAGGTTATCTAGGTTAGTTTGTTCTTTTTTGAGAGGCACAAATACCGGAATTGATTGTAGGCTTTCAGCAAATTTCTTAGAAGGATCTTCTCCTGGAGAATTCGATCCACGAACATGATATAACGTCCGAATTGGAAAGGGAATTTTTAAATTATTGCGTTGGGCTGCATACCAAATTCGAGTCATAAACCGATCCCGAATTTTTTCCAATTCGCTATAGTTTTCAATAAAAAATTTTACCTCATAAGTTACACTAGAATCATCATAAGAAAGGGTAAAAATCTGCGGTTCGGGTTCGCTTAAAATTCCCTGAGTTGAAAGGGCTGTGC includes:
- a CDS encoding hypothetical protein (protein of unknown function DUF820), which translates into the protein MITKTLLLPEQRTVLNQVSWQTFINLLDDLGDNRVIRLYYDQGVLEIMTPLGEHENNNRFIDDLVRAIADELNLNLKKMGSLTLKREELLKGAEPDSCYYLENEPLVRHKQNINLESDPPPDLVLEIDITSSSLDKQTIYAAFEIPELWRYNGQELEVFVLDKTTQSYQKSIQSLHFPWLPLEVIPQYIRQSLRDGETATLKSFRTWVRKLI